From Vagococcus jeotgali, one genomic window encodes:
- a CDS encoding response regulator: MNVLILEDDPMVEFIHRSYLEKMAIFDNIYSTNTVSNAIDYLQKQTVDLLLLDIHLKNENGLDCLMMIRQQKLPIDVILITAADELQTVQEGLRLGVIDYLLKPFTHERFEKSIQLFLEKHALLSEEKTTQDTIDHLTNQTTKHQVKDLVLDKGLSQQTMDHILSIIKSNPKSFTIQELADKCQLSHVSIRKYVTFLEEHHLVTSKTVYTKVGRPFKEYYFNQ; the protein is encoded by the coding sequence ATGAATGTTTTAATTTTAGAAGATGACCCCATGGTAGAATTTATTCACCGTAGCTACTTAGAGAAAATGGCTATTTTTGATAATATTTACTCCACTAATACTGTTTCAAATGCTATTGATTACTTACAAAAGCAGACAGTTGATTTATTACTTTTAGATATTCACCTAAAAAATGAAAACGGGCTAGATTGTTTAATGATGATTAGACAACAAAAGCTACCAATTGATGTGATTTTAATTACAGCAGCTGATGAATTACAGACTGTTCAAGAAGGTCTTAGACTAGGTGTTATTGACTATTTATTAAAACCCTTTACTCATGAGCGGTTTGAAAAGAGTATTCAATTGTTTTTAGAAAAACATGCTCTACTCTCAGAAGAAAAGACTACTCAAGATACTATTGACCATCTGACAAATCAAACAACGAAACACCAAGTAAAAGATTTAGTATTAGATAAAGGGCTATCACAGCAAACAATGGACCATATCTTGTCTATCATTAAATCAAATCCTAAGTCCTTTACCATCCAAGAACTAGCAGATAAGTGCCAATTATCTCATGTTTCGATTCGTAAATATGTCACTTTTTTAGAAGAACATCACCTCGTCACATCAAAAACAGTTTATACAAAAGTAGGTAGGCCATTTAAAGAATATTATTTCAATCAATAA
- a CDS encoding sensor histidine kinase: protein MNKKIGLWLVITVIFTLTLIVTNTALYTFLLKENSATIEVNETKRLFAEGKQLAREPIVIEALKKGDASPELSQYTDDFQENYGIDFAVVMTMEGIRLTHPNKEKIGEHFEGGDELPALKGEAVSSINRGTLGTSLRILEPVYNKKQQQIGVVALGIKLSTLDTIVNESQRGFKISLLSSILLAGVISVFIAYLLKKQLHNLKPWEISSLLEERNAMLNESKDIVIVLDKKNRITLVNIATKEFAKQNGINTEYLLKQHLDYLLTHLDQIDLAVGHEQIYQQAGQDYLFSISPIIVRQKRIGSIIFLRNATESKFVTDQLANTTAYASALQTQSHEFMNKLHVIYGLTDLKAYDELTIYLSELLIPEQEFSNRLAILCHNPLFASFLIGERERFSECKAQLTIELLSEIPNLEQDQDTIHLINVIRYIHHTLLKLELPEFIFLNFEQQTDRLFTTYECLEEQQIFQSLIIALEEPYFHHLIEIVDGEFNLIKEDNRIHLTLMTYYKGE from the coding sequence ATGAATAAAAAAATAGGCTTATGGCTTGTGATTACTGTTATTTTCACCCTCACTTTAATAGTGACAAATACCGCGTTATATACCTTTTTACTTAAAGAAAATTCAGCAACTATTGAGGTAAATGAAACAAAAAGACTTTTTGCTGAAGGAAAGCAACTCGCTCGTGAACCAATTGTAATTGAGGCCCTGAAAAAAGGCGACGCAAGTCCTGAGTTGAGTCAATACACTGATGATTTTCAAGAAAACTATGGTATTGATTTCGCTGTCGTCATGACGATGGAAGGTATTAGACTCACCCACCCTAACAAAGAAAAAATCGGGGAACATTTTGAAGGTGGCGATGAACTACCTGCCTTAAAAGGAGAAGCCGTCTCCTCAATCAACAGAGGAACACTTGGGACATCTCTTAGAATACTTGAGCCTGTATATAATAAAAAACAACAACAAATTGGTGTTGTTGCTTTAGGTATAAAATTATCAACTTTAGATACCATTGTTAATGAATCACAAAGAGGTTTTAAGATTTCCTTATTATCTAGTATTCTCTTAGCAGGTGTTATCTCGGTTTTCATCGCATACTTGCTAAAGAAACAATTACACAATTTGAAACCATGGGAAATTTCTTCATTACTTGAAGAACGTAATGCCATGTTGAATGAGTCAAAAGATATCGTGATTGTTTTAGATAAAAAGAACCGAATTACATTAGTTAATATTGCTACTAAGGAATTTGCTAAACAAAATGGTATTAATACTGAATACTTACTAAAACAGCATTTAGATTACCTACTAACCCATCTAGATCAGATAGATTTAGCCGTCGGCCATGAACAAATCTATCAACAAGCAGGCCAAGATTATTTATTTTCAATCTCTCCAATCATTGTCAGACAAAAACGTATTGGGTCTATTATTTTTCTAAGAAACGCTACAGAATCAAAATTTGTCACAGATCAACTAGCAAACACAACAGCTTATGCCAGTGCCTTGCAAACTCAGTCACATGAATTTATGAATAAACTTCACGTGATTTATGGATTGACTGATTTAAAAGCCTATGATGAGTTGACTATTTATTTATCTGAGCTACTCATTCCAGAACAGGAATTTTCCAACAGATTAGCTATCCTTTGTCATAACCCATTATTTGCTAGTTTTCTGATTGGTGAAAGAGAGCGCTTTTCAGAATGTAAAGCCCAATTAACCATTGAACTGCTCTCGGAGATTCCAAATCTAGAACAGGATCAAGATACGATTCACTTAATTAATGTGATTCGCTACATTCACCATACTTTATTAAAACTAGAATTACCTGAATTTATTTTCCTAAATTTTGAACAACAAACTGACAGGTTATTTACAACTTATGAGTGCCTTGAAGAACAACAAATTTTCCAAAGTCTAATCATAGCTTTAGAAGAGCCATATTTTCATCATTTAATTGAAATTGTTGATGGAGAATTCAACTTGATCAAAGAAGACAATAGAATTCACTTAACACTAATGACATATTACAAGGGAGAGTAA
- a CDS encoding 2-hydroxycarboxylate transporter family protein, protein MKNTAQQSGVTFKEKAKKFYVGPVPLPVYLTLSLVILATALFQQLPVNMLGGFAVILTLGWLLGTIGANIPGFKNFGGPAILSLLVPSIMVFFNLLNDNVLASTDILMKQANFLYFYIACLVCGSILGMNRIILVQGLMRMIIPMLIGMICAMGVGTLVGVLLGLEWQQTLFFIVTPVLAGGIGEGILPLSLGYSAITGLGSEQLVAQLIPATIIGNFFAIMCSAILSRWGEKRPDLSGSGQLIKAKDGVDMSDAMKEDNSPIDVKLMGAGVLTACTLFITGSLLQYFTGFPGPVLMIVVAAFLKYINVVPKETEKGSKQLYKFISGNFTFPLMAGLGMLYIPLKDVIGVLTWQYFLVVISTVFTVIATGFFVSRFMNMYPIEAAIISACQSGMGGTGDVAILSTTNRMNLMPFAQVATRLGGAITVISMTAILRMIF, encoded by the coding sequence ATGAAAAATACGGCGCAACAATCAGGTGTAACATTTAAGGAAAAAGCAAAGAAATTTTATGTTGGTCCAGTACCTCTACCAGTGTATCTTACCTTATCCCTTGTTATTCTGGCAACAGCTTTATTCCAACAATTACCAGTTAACATGCTTGGTGGATTTGCTGTTATTTTAACATTAGGTTGGTTACTAGGTACAATTGGTGCAAATATTCCTGGATTTAAGAATTTTGGTGGTCCTGCGATTTTATCATTACTTGTTCCGTCAATTATGGTATTTTTTAATTTATTAAATGATAATGTCTTAGCGTCAACAGATATCTTAATGAAGCAAGCAAACTTTTTATACTTTTATATTGCTTGTTTAGTTTGTGGTAGTATACTGGGAATGAACCGCATCATTCTTGTTCAAGGATTAATGCGTATGATTATTCCAATGCTAATCGGAATGATTTGTGCTATGGGTGTGGGGACTCTTGTTGGTGTATTACTAGGTTTAGAATGGCAACAAACCTTATTCTTCATTGTGACACCTGTTTTAGCTGGAGGTATTGGTGAGGGTATCTTGCCGCTGTCCTTGGGTTATAGTGCCATAACGGGACTCGGTAGTGAACAATTAGTAGCACAACTTATCCCTGCAACAATTATTGGTAACTTTTTTGCGATTATGTGTTCAGCTATTTTATCTCGTTGGGGAGAAAAACGCCCAGATTTATCTGGTAGCGGTCAATTAATCAAAGCAAAAGACGGAGTAGATATGTCTGATGCAATGAAAGAAGATAATTCACCAATTGATGTAAAATTAATGGGTGCTGGTGTTTTAACAGCTTGTACGTTATTTATCACAGGGTCACTACTACAATACTTCACAGGGTTTCCTGGGCCAGTATTAATGATTGTGGTTGCTGCATTTTTAAAATATATTAACGTGGTTCCTAAAGAAACAGAAAAAGGTTCAAAACAGTTATACAAATTTATTTCTGGTAACTTTACATTCCCATTAATGGCGGGACTTGGTATGTTATATATTCCACTAAAAGATGTGATTGGCGTGTTAACATGGCAATATTTCTTAGTCGTGATTAGTACCGTATTTACAGTTATTGCTACAGGATTTTTCGTATCACGCTTTATGAATATGTATCCAATTGAAGCAGCTATTATTTCTGCTTGTCAAAGTGGTATGGGTGGAACAGGGGACGTTGCGATTTTAAGTACAACAAACCGTATGAACTTAATGCCATTTGCCCAAGTTGCAACACGTTTAGGTGGTGCGATTACAGTTATTTCTATGACAGCTATATTGAGAATGATCTTTTAA
- a CDS encoding NAD(P)-dependent malic enzyme, which yields MSQDVRELAIEQAKKHGGKLEVTPKVPINNRHDLSIAYTPGVAAVCTEIAEDKDKAYELTTKKNTVAVVSDGSAVLGLGNIGAEASMPVMEGKAALFKRFADVDSIPIVLDTQDTEEIISIVKAIAPTFGGINLEDISAPRCFEIEQRLIEECDIPVFHDDQHGTAIVVLAAAFNSLKLIGKDIKDVKIVVNGGGSAGLSVTRKFLAAGAKDVTVVDRVGILNKKDAKNLPAHHAEIAELTNLRGLSGTLEDALVGADIFVGVSAPGVLKPEWIKTMAAKPVIFAMANPTPEIFPDEALEAGAYIVGTGRSDFPNQINNVLAFPGIFRGALDARATSITIEMQIAAAKGIASLIPDSELTTTNIIPDPFQEGVALVVADSVRNSVK from the coding sequence ATGAGTCAAGATGTAAGAGAATTAGCAATTGAACAAGCAAAAAAACATGGTGGTAAACTTGAGGTAACACCAAAAGTTCCAATTAACAATCGACATGATTTAAGTATTGCCTACACACCAGGAGTAGCAGCTGTGTGTACTGAAATTGCAGAAGATAAAGATAAGGCCTATGAATTAACAACAAAGAAAAATACCGTAGCAGTTGTTAGTGATGGTTCAGCAGTTCTTGGTTTAGGTAACATTGGTGCAGAAGCCTCTATGCCAGTTATGGAAGGGAAAGCTGCATTGTTCAAGCGTTTTGCTGATGTTGACTCAATTCCTATTGTTTTAGATACACAAGATACTGAAGAAATCATTTCAATCGTTAAAGCGATTGCTCCAACATTTGGTGGAATTAATTTAGAGGATATCAGTGCTCCGAGATGTTTTGAGATAGAACAACGCTTAATTGAAGAGTGTGATATTCCAGTGTTTCATGATGATCAACATGGAACAGCTATTGTGGTGTTAGCTGCAGCATTTAATAGCTTAAAACTAATTGGTAAAGATATAAAAGATGTAAAAATTGTTGTAAATGGTGGAGGTTCTGCTGGGCTTTCTGTGACCCGTAAGTTCTTAGCAGCAGGGGCTAAAGATGTGACTGTTGTGGACCGTGTCGGTATTTTAAATAAAAAAGATGCAAAAAATTTACCAGCTCATCATGCTGAAATTGCTGAGTTAACAAATCTAAGGGGTCTATCAGGAACTCTTGAAGATGCTTTGGTTGGTGCTGACATTTTTGTTGGCGTATCAGCTCCAGGTGTCTTAAAACCTGAATGGATTAAAACAATGGCAGCTAAACCAGTTATTTTTGCTATGGCAAATCCGACACCAGAAATTTTCCCAGATGAAGCTCTTGAAGCAGGTGCTTACATTGTTGGAACAGGTCGTAGTGATTTTCCTAACCAAATTAATAATGTTCTAGCTTTCCCTGGAATTTTTAGAGGGGCACTGGATGCTCGTGCAACGTCTATTACAATTGAGATGCAAATTGCAGCAGCTAAAGGAATTGCAAGTTTGATTCCTGATAGTGAACTAACAACTACTAATATTATTCCAGATCCATTCCAAGAAGGCGTGGCTTTAGTTGTAGCAGATTCAGTAAGAAATTCAGTTAAATAA
- a CDS encoding Dps family protein, with amino-acid sequence MKNEQTKRILNQAVADLSQFSIVIHQTHWYMRGEGFLVYHPKMDEYMDDINERVDVVAERLITIGGSPYSTLEEFKTNTKIKDEPGTFDKSMVERIENLLEGYRYLADLFRQGIDITEEEDDIVSQDIFTSMKADFEKTIWMLSAELGKEPGL; translated from the coding sequence ATGAAAAATGAACAAACAAAACGTATTTTAAACCAAGCGGTGGCAGATCTTAGTCAATTTTCAATTGTTATTCACCAAACACACTGGTATATGAGAGGCGAAGGCTTTTTAGTTTATCATCCGAAAATGGACGAGTACATGGATGATATCAATGAGCGTGTTGATGTGGTAGCAGAAAGACTAATCACAATCGGTGGTAGCCCTTATTCAACTCTAGAAGAGTTTAAAACGAATACAAAAATTAAAGATGAGCCTGGAACATTTGATAAATCAATGGTTGAGCGTATTGAAAACTTATTAGAAGGATATCGTTACTTAGCCGATCTATTTCGTCAAGGTATTGATATTACTGAAGAAGAAGATGATATTGTGTCTCAAGATATTTTTACATCAATGAAGGCTGACTTTGAAAAAACAATCTGGATGTTATCTGCTGAGTTAGGTAAAGAACCTGGTTTATAA
- a CDS encoding YfhO family protein produces the protein MMDKVKKSFQTNGKYGLIAFFIPVLIMIGVYISLGIYPGSSRSVLASDAFSQFSNFHASFNNMMHGEQSAFYTWNASLGLNYWSLISYYLGGIFTPIVFLFKNQNMPDALYVLTLLKIGAASLAFWFYSKETYRLSKWSHITLSVTYSLMSFATAQSELIMWLDTFMYLPLIILGINQIMDKGKSALLFVAYLLLFITNFYFGFMVGVFSVLYYFARLLTNKKQYIKSIIPYFITAFLAGIASMVMILPAVLDLSTNGEKLTEMTKIKTAATGFWDIIMKNMIGVFDTTKYDSIPFIYVGLLPLLFCIFYFVTNQVTLKNKLAYGGLFIILILSFYLEPLNLFWHGFHAPNMFLFRFSFLFSFLVVMLAGYGWEQFSKDNRGQMVTIVIVLAVLFSVAFFASGKEAYDYVTLQQYVVTILFLGLYLISIVFYQLKKLPKKSLALLLLLIVTGEAYINTSFMLYGILDDWNYASRSVFSDPYPDYKGLVDEANASNKQSFKRLESLAPISANDSFNYGYSGISMFSSIRNRHSSSLLNDLGFRSRGTNLNIRYQNNTLMMDSLMGIKHNISDQGIDKYGFNRVSQKGKYQLFDNKNTLPLGVLTDADIYNVNIPKGNNLKSQQNLVNHLSNLNELYYTSLTPRIIKSTNADISYKAGDYMTIKEKEGEIAKDITFEVDVPAGKQAYLSIYPENFGALKSSTATVSTDGMSYKSQIGITGQYYNLGYFKDDATVTFTVSFYGTEEVTITDPPVILLDIPKYQAAMNAISERAVDFKVSNRQATAHIETPEEQVVFTSIPFDKGWQVKVDNKKVPTKAFKDGFLTFTVPSGVHDVSMKFTPPGLIIGFICFILAIGTYIIYYYFISKNGQKKMLKR, from the coding sequence ATGATGGATAAAGTAAAAAAATCCTTTCAAACTAATGGAAAATATGGACTAATTGCTTTTTTTATTCCTGTTCTTATTATGATTGGTGTCTACATCAGTCTAGGAATTTATCCTGGCAGCTCTAGAAGTGTTTTAGCTAGTGATGCTTTTTCCCAGTTCTCAAATTTTCATGCTAGCTTTAATAATATGATGCATGGTGAGCAAAGTGCCTTTTATACATGGAATGCTTCTCTTGGTTTAAATTATTGGTCACTAATTTCTTATTATCTAGGTGGTATTTTCACACCTATCGTTTTTCTATTTAAAAATCAAAATATGCCTGATGCTCTTTATGTGCTGACGTTACTAAAAATTGGTGCTGCTAGTTTAGCCTTTTGGTTTTACAGTAAAGAGACGTACAGACTATCAAAATGGTCACATATTACCTTAAGCGTGACATATTCCTTGATGTCGTTTGCCACAGCTCAATCAGAGTTAATCATGTGGCTAGATACTTTTATGTATTTACCATTAATCATATTAGGTATTAATCAAATTATGGATAAAGGAAAATCAGCTTTATTATTCGTCGCTTATTTACTTTTATTTATAACGAATTTTTACTTCGGCTTTATGGTAGGAGTATTCTCTGTTTTATATTATTTTGCCAGATTACTAACCAATAAAAAGCAATATATTAAATCGATTATTCCTTATTTTATAACAGCTTTTCTCGCAGGTATTGCTTCTATGGTGATGATTTTACCGGCTGTCCTTGATTTAAGTACTAACGGGGAAAAATTAACAGAGATGACTAAAATTAAAACAGCAGCTACTGGGTTTTGGGATATCATAATGAAAAATATGATCGGTGTATTCGACACGACAAAGTATGATTCCATTCCATTTATTTACGTTGGTTTACTGCCTTTGCTGTTTTGTATTTTTTACTTTGTTACCAATCAAGTAACATTAAAAAACAAATTGGCCTATGGTGGGTTGTTTATCATTTTAATCCTTAGTTTTTATTTAGAGCCACTAAATTTATTTTGGCATGGATTTCATGCTCCCAATATGTTTTTATTCCGCTTTAGTTTTCTATTTTCCTTTTTAGTTGTCATGTTAGCAGGATATGGATGGGAACAATTTTCAAAAGACAATAGAGGACAAATGGTGACCATTGTAATTGTTTTAGCAGTTCTATTTTCCGTTGCTTTCTTTGCTTCAGGAAAAGAGGCTTATGATTATGTCACTTTACAACAATACGTTGTGACTATTTTATTTTTAGGTTTGTATCTCATCAGCATTGTTTTCTATCAACTAAAAAAACTACCTAAAAAAAGCTTAGCACTGCTGCTACTACTTATTGTGACCGGGGAGGCTTATATCAATACCTCTTTTATGCTTTATGGTATTTTAGATGATTGGAATTATGCTTCTAGAAGTGTCTTTTCTGATCCCTACCCTGATTATAAAGGACTTGTTGATGAGGCAAATGCTAGCAACAAACAAAGTTTTAAACGCCTAGAATCCCTTGCCCCTATTTCTGCTAATGATAGCTTTAATTACGGGTATAGTGGTATCAGTATGTTTTCTTCCATTAGAAACCGCCATTCTTCCTCTTTATTAAATGATTTAGGTTTTAGATCAAGAGGAACTAACTTAAATATTCGCTATCAAAATAACACTTTAATGATGGATAGCTTAATGGGAATAAAACATAATATTAGTGATCAAGGAATTGATAAGTACGGCTTTAATAGAGTTAGCCAAAAAGGAAAATATCAATTGTTTGATAACAAAAACACCTTACCTCTTGGTGTACTAACTGATGCTGATATTTATAATGTTAATATTCCAAAAGGAAATAATTTAAAATCTCAACAAAATTTAGTCAATCATCTATCTAACTTAAATGAGCTCTACTATACTTCTTTAACACCAAGAATCATTAAGTCAACTAATGCTGATATCTCATATAAAGCAGGTGACTATATGACAATTAAAGAAAAAGAAGGTGAAATTGCTAAAGACATTACCTTTGAAGTAGACGTACCAGCAGGCAAGCAGGCCTATTTGAGTATTTACCCAGAAAATTTTGGGGCACTAAAAAGCTCAACAGCAACTGTCTCTACTGATGGCATGTCTTACAAATCTCAAATTGGTATTACCGGTCAGTATTACAACTTAGGCTACTTTAAGGATGATGCTACTGTAACGTTTACTGTATCTTTCTACGGAACAGAAGAAGTTACTATTACTGATCCTCCTGTAATTTTACTAGACATTCCAAAATATCAAGCTGCCATGAATGCTATTAGCGAACGTGCTGTTGATTTTAAAGTAAGTAACAGACAAGCAACAGCCCATATTGAAACGCCTGAAGAACAAGTCGTCTTTACCTCTATTCCATTTGATAAAGGATGGCAAGTTAAGGTTGATAATAAAAAAGTACCAACTAAAGCTTTTAAAGATGGTTTTTTAACTTTTACCGTCCCAAGCGGCGTACATGATGTGAGCATGAAATTTACTCCACCTGGTCTTATAATTGGCTTTATCTGCTTCATTTTAGCCATAGGAACTTACATCATTTATTACTATTTCATTTCTAAAAATGGACAAAAAAAAATGCTTAAGAGATAA
- a CDS encoding glutamate-5-semialdehyde dehydrogenase: MSDLNQMGQEAKQASFFLNKATTKQKNEALEAISLGLKQDTPQILEANKQDILKAKDNKIFDTMIDRLKLTKERLDVMQEDIKTIISLEDPIGKVDNMWKQEDNLLIGKQQVPLGVIGMIYESRPNVTTDATTLALKSGNAIILRGGKEAIFSNIALVKSMQASLERVGFPKYAVQLIEDTSRAIAAEFMQLTDYLDVLIPRGGANLIKTVVQTATVPVIETGVGNCHIYVDKQAQLDMAISILLNGKTQRPSVCNATETLLVHQDIAKDFLTTAEPILTDKRVALRADKESQQYLTAATLATEADFKTEYNDLILAVKIVKNLDEAISHINYYGTKHSEVIVTDSYQHSQKFMQEVDAAVVYVNASSRFTDGSKFGFGGEIGISTQKIHARGPMGLNELTTSKYVVFGEGQVRS; the protein is encoded by the coding sequence ATGAGCGACTTAAATCAAATGGGACAAGAAGCTAAACAAGCCTCTTTTTTCTTAAATAAAGCCACAACAAAACAAAAAAATGAAGCCTTAGAGGCCATCTCTTTAGGGTTGAAACAAGATACACCTCAAATATTAGAAGCCAATAAACAAGATATTTTAAAGGCTAAAGACAACAAAATTTTTGATACAATGATTGATCGTTTAAAATTAACAAAAGAGCGCCTTGATGTCATGCAAGAAGATATTAAGACGATTATCTCTTTAGAAGATCCTATTGGTAAAGTAGATAACATGTGGAAGCAAGAGGACAATTTGCTTATAGGAAAACAACAAGTCCCACTTGGAGTGATTGGCATGATTTATGAATCCAGACCAAACGTCACAACAGACGCTACAACTTTGGCTCTAAAATCAGGTAATGCGATTATCTTGCGCGGTGGTAAGGAAGCTATCTTTTCGAATATAGCATTAGTAAAAAGTATGCAAGCTTCCCTGGAACGTGTTGGATTTCCAAAATATGCTGTGCAATTAATCGAAGATACATCTAGAGCGATTGCAGCTGAATTTATGCAGTTAACAGATTATTTAGATGTTCTAATTCCTAGAGGTGGAGCTAATTTAATTAAAACAGTAGTACAAACAGCCACTGTTCCTGTCATTGAAACTGGAGTAGGCAATTGTCATATCTATGTAGATAAACAAGCTCAACTAGATATGGCCATATCGATTCTCTTAAACGGGAAAACCCAACGTCCTTCAGTGTGCAATGCTACTGAAACTTTACTCGTCCATCAAGATATTGCAAAAGACTTTTTAACAACGGCCGAACCCATCTTAACAGATAAAAGGGTTGCTCTTAGGGCAGATAAAGAAAGTCAACAATATTTAACAGCCGCTACATTAGCAACCGAAGCTGATTTTAAAACAGAATATAATGATTTGATTCTAGCTGTGAAGATTGTCAAAAACTTAGATGAAGCTATCTCACATATTAATTATTACGGTACCAAGCATTCTGAAGTTATTGTGACAGATAGCTATCAACACTCTCAAAAATTTATGCAAGAAGTGGATGCTGCTGTCGTCTATGTCAACGCCTCTTCTAGATTTACTGATGGTAGCAAATTTGGATTTGGTGGAGAAATTGGCATTAGCACTCAAAAAATTCATGCTAGAGGGCCTATGGGGTTAAATGAGTTGACAACCTCAAAATATGTAGTATTTGGTGAAGGGCAGGTTAGATCATGA
- the proB gene encoding glutamate 5-kinase codes for MLEHGDINLLAIAQLAFTLSTLKQMNYEPILVSSGAVGVGMKILNLNTRPDTIAKQQAVAAIGQSELIKIYNQRFNSYHQLSAQVLLTRDVIDFPESRENVINTLDELIQMGIIPIVNENDSVSVDELDHQTKFGDNDQLSAIVATLAQADCLIMLSDIDGFYSDNPHTNPDATLFSHIPTISKELESSAGGAGSEFGTGGMASKLKAAKRMLDVDSHMVLASGKNPSIIFDILKGQDIGTLFSKTDLNIKESDK; via the coding sequence ATGCTAGAGCATGGGGATATTAACTTATTGGCGATTGCTCAACTAGCCTTCACCTTATCTACCCTAAAACAAATGAACTACGAACCAATTCTTGTGTCTTCTGGCGCTGTTGGTGTTGGTATGAAAATACTTAATTTAAATACTAGGCCTGATACTATTGCAAAACAGCAAGCTGTTGCTGCTATTGGTCAGTCTGAACTCATTAAGATATATAATCAGCGCTTTAATTCTTACCACCAGCTATCAGCACAAGTTCTGTTAACACGAGATGTCATTGATTTTCCTGAAAGTAGGGAAAATGTCATTAATACTTTAGATGAACTAATCCAAATGGGGATTATTCCCATTGTAAATGAAAATGATAGCGTCTCTGTGGATGAGCTGGATCATCAAACAAAATTTGGAGATAATGATCAACTATCAGCTATTGTTGCAACACTAGCACAGGCTGATTGCTTAATTATGTTATCTGATATTGATGGGTTTTATTCAGATAACCCTCACACAAACCCAGATGCGACACTTTTTTCTCATATTCCAACTATTTCAAAAGAACTAGAATCATCTGCTGGCGGTGCTGGTAGTGAATTTGGAACAGGTGGTATGGCAAGTAAGTTAAAAGCTGCTAAGCGCATGCTGGATGTTGATTCACATATGGTCCTGGCAAGCGGTAAAAACCCTAGTATCATTTTTGACATTTTAAAAGGACAAGACATAGGTACTTTGTTTTCTAAAACAGATCTAAACATAAAGGAGTCAGACAAATGA
- a CDS encoding dUTP diphosphatase produces MTRQRGFEKVTSFSDINLPKRATKNAAGYDFESAETIVIPSIWKKGVAVALKAALKGEAIFMDEDMLKQVKPTLVATGVKAYMGEEEYLQLANRSSNPLKHYLSLANSIGVIDSDYYNNEANEGHIMFQFLNFGLKDMTIKKGERIGQGIFLPFLKADHDESGASRMGGFGSSGK; encoded by the coding sequence ATGACAAGACAACGTGGATTTGAGAAGGTAACGAGCTTTTCAGATATTAATTTACCAAAAAGAGCAACAAAAAATGCAGCTGGTTATGATTTTGAGTCAGCAGAAACGATTGTTATTCCAAGCATTTGGAAAAAAGGGGTAGCAGTAGCCCTAAAAGCGGCTTTAAAAGGTGAAGCTATTTTTATGGATGAGGATATGTTGAAGCAAGTAAAACCAACCCTTGTTGCAACAGGAGTGAAGGCTTATATGGGTGAGGAAGAATACTTACAACTAGCTAACCGATCAAGTAACCCTTTAAAACATTACTTGTCTTTAGCTAATAGTATTGGGGTTATTGATAGTGATTACTATAATAATGAAGCTAACGAAGGGCACATTATGTTCCAATTTTTGAATTTTGGTCTAAAAGATATGACAATTAAAAAAGGTGAGCGTATTGGACAAGGTATCTTTTTACCATTTTTAAAAGCTGATCATGATGAATCTGGGGCAAGCCGCATGGGAGGATTTGGATCTTCAGGAAAATAA